The genomic region ACCTGACCATCTATGCGCTGCTTAGTGCAACGTTGACCGGATGTCTGGCCGCCTCTTGGGTCGAAGCTACTGCCAAGGGTGAGCCTAAGGACGCTGGGGTCTTTGCTCTGGGCACCAAGGGTAACGCGTACGAAATCACCAGATGGTGGGGCGCGAGCCAGTCGCCCCCCCAAGGCAAGGAGACTTTGATCATCCCACGACGCAATTTACCTGTAGGCTGTGATACCGCACGCTTTTTTGTCAATGACTCCGTTCACGAACTCCAGATCGCCCAGCAGGAGAGTGCTAACTGGGTGACGGCAGACCGCCTACCGTTGTCCGGTAACGGTTATCCATCCTGTACGCTCTTGGTCTCCTATGGCTCCTTTGGGGAGCCGGCACTGGAGGGTGTTGCTGTTTCCGATGCCATGGGGCTTGTCGCGAAAAGTGAACGCCGGCAGCCCCATCCAGCCGCGTGGGCTTTGCTGCCTGTGGGAATTGTTGCGGATGTCTATATTTTCCTCGGGGCTCTGGTTACTATGCCCGTCTGGGCGCCCATTGGTCTATTGATGGAGAAAAATTCAGCAAAGAGCGAAAAGGAAACAAAAGATAAGGAGATGGCCTCTCTTCCTGCACCCGTTGCAAAGTGCTGGAGAGCGATCGACAAATCTTTGGATAAAAGTATGACATCTAAGCCGGATCAGCCTGTCAGATTCAAGTGGGCTCCGGAAATAGATAACGCCTATAATCTCGCCGCTGTAAACGAGGTATTCAGCGACGATAAGCCCGTCTTCATCGATACACGAGTCACCTTACGTCAGGGTTGTGTTCAATTCCCCATAAAGAACATGGACTTCATATGGACTGATGCCGATGTTGAGTGCGGCTTTCGGGCTGGGGATGTTGTCTCAACACGTGTGCAACTCCGCAAATGAATCACCTCAACCTCACACCTTACATTTCAGGCCCTGGCACCGAGGCTCTCGCCATGTTACAGATCCTTCTTGACTGCTTCATCAGCCCGTTGGAGAGGCGTTCGGGCTGCTCTGTCGACTCAGCCCGTTTTCGTGCTCCCAATGCTGCTTCAGCAAACAGGTTCCAGCTTTTACGCCTCGCCTTTATTGCTTCATAGCGGATTCTCCTCTCTCGCTTCGACCACTTCAAGTCAGCTTCATTAATTATCTAATGGTTTGCTTGGGTGAGGGAAAAACTGTGCAATTTAAAGTTGTTGCATGGCTTTCTTTGTACTTGCTCCGACAAATTGTTAGATTCCTTGTAGCGAGCGGGTGATTTCCTCCGGCATACCATCTTTCATATCCCATTCTTTTGTCATGCCACGTTGGTCGGTGTATGACCATTTCCCATCAGCGACTCCATTCTTATACTCTCCTTTGACGATTGTTCCGTCATTGAGGATAAATTGGCATGAGCCATTGAGTTGACCACTTCTGTATTCTCCGATCAGCGTAACACCCGTCAAAAGGGTGAAAGTTCCATGGCCGTCGAATTGACCGTTTTTGAACTCACCTTCATAAGTTCCACGGTGTGGAAACAGCAGTTTGCCTTTACCATCGAAAAGCCCATTTCTGAATTCTCCTGCAAACTTTCGACCGTCGTTAAATTCTAACGCCCCCTTGCCTTCAAACTTCCCATTCTTCATTTCGCCAGAGAAAACGCTTCCGTCTGCATAAGTCAGTTGCCCCACCCCGTCCGGCAAACTGTTTCTAAAGTAACCTTGATATTTGTTGTGGTTTGCATAGACCATTGTTCCTTGTCCTTCAGCTCTTCCCGCCTTGAACAGGCCTTCATAAACACTGCCGTCAGCGAAGGTTAGCTTTCCCCTACCTTCGTAGGTGCCATTCAGAAATTCTCCAACATACAGGGTACCGTTAGAGAGTTTGAGTGTTCCATTCCCGCTATACTTACCATCTTTGAATCCACCCTCATAGGTGGTTCCATCAGATAGCGTTAAGGTTCCATACCCTTCATGTATTCCGTTCTTGTAATCTCCTTCATACATCTCCCCGTTCGGATGTTTGAAGGAGCCTTTCCCATTCAGTTTTCCAAACTTGAATACTCCTGAACGAGTTGCACCATTGGGATATAAAATTACCCCCTGTCCATCAAGTTCACCGTTTTTTAGGCCGCCCTCATAGCGTTCGCCATTGGGTAAAGTTACGATCCCTCTCCCATTGAGGCGGTTGTTTTTCCATTCTCCACTTAGTATTTTCCCGTTGGACAAAGTCATAACACCTTGTCCTTCTCTTTGACCGTTTTTGAAATCTCCTACATATTTTGAACCATCAGCAAGAGTCTCTTCACCATGCCCTTCAAAAAGATCATCCTTCCACCCACCGTCGTACATTCTCCCATCAGGGAGATTGAGGATTCCATGGCCGTCTCTCTCACCAGACTTAAATTGTCCGACGTATTTCGCGCCGCTCCTTAAGGTTAGTGTTCCCTCCCCATCAAATTTACCCTTCTTAAATTCGCCCTCATAAATTCTACCATCTGTATATTGTCTAGTTCCACGCCCCTCGAACTTGCCATCTCTGAAATTACCGTCATAGCTCCCCCCATCAAAATAGGTCATGGTGCCCCTGCCATCGATGCAGTTACCTTGCGTGCAGGTTTCTGAGAGAGACATAGCTGGAAAGAACAACAAAATAACAATGCACAACAAGAGTGAAATATTGATTATTTTCCCCATTACTAGTCCTTCCATGTATTTAAGATTAACTAACAGTGGTACCTCCAGATACTATTATAACAATCATTATCCAAATTGTATGAATGAGAGCTTTAGCTGACGCATTGATCGAAGAGATGCATACCAGGTGAAAAAAGTTTCACAAGCAACAGAACGACAGCCCTTTAATGCGTTAACTGTATTCTACAAGCTCCCACTGTCAAGCGTCAGGAATTTGCGAGGTCACCCACGGGACCTTGGTAAAGGTCATCCTGGTCGGCCGCCAAAGGCTCAGAAATGAGTATTATGTCCCCGGAATTCCCTGATGCTCATTGATACGCGTTTCTTCTGGAACGATCAATGAATCTCACTGGAAATACAACGGCATATAAACGGCAGTCATTATGCTGCTTGTTATCTGTGTGAACCTGCTGCACTACGGCTAACGCGGTTGCATTTGCCATGGACCACAGTGGTCACGACATGGATCATGGCGGTGGTCATGAGATGGGACATAGCAGCCATCAGGGTGATGTGGCCCATGAAGAAGTGGTCGATGGTGTGAAGGTAACCTTCAAGGCCATGGATATGGAAATGCCCAAAGGCATGAAGGAGACTCACCCATATCGCAGTTGAGTTCAAGGATGTCAAAACCGGTAAAGCGCTTGCCGATGGAGAAGTCAGGTCAAGGTTCAAAATCTGGACAAGACTGATCA from Citrifermentans bremense harbors:
- a CDS encoding MORN repeat-containing protein yields the protein MGKIINISLLLCIVILLFFPAMSLSETCTQGNCIDGRGTMTYFDGGSYDGNFRDGKFEGRGTRQYTDGRIYEGEFKKGKFDGEGTLTLRSGAKYVGQFKSGERDGHGILNLPDGRMYDGGWKDDLFEGHGEETLADGSKYVGDFKNGQREGQGVMTLSNGKILSGEWKNNRLNGRGIVTLPNGERYEGGLKNGELDGQGVILYPNGATRSGVFKFGKLNGKGSFKHPNGEMYEGDYKNGIHEGYGTLTLSDGTTYEGGFKDGKYSGNGTLKLSNGTLYVGEFLNGTYEGRGKLTFADGSVYEGLFKAGRAEGQGTMVYANHNKYQGYFRNSLPDGVGQLTYADGSVFSGEMKNGKFEGKGALEFNDGRKFAGEFRNGLFDGKGKLLFPHRGTYEGEFKNGQFDGHGTFTLLTGVTLIGEYRSGQLNGSCQFILNDGTIVKGEYKNGVADGKWSYTDQRGMTKEWDMKDGMPEEITRSLQGI